From a single Shewanella donghaensis genomic region:
- the rpsL gene encoding 30S ribosomal protein S12: MATVNQLVRKPRAPKVDKTNVPALEACPQKRGVCTRVYTTTPKKPNSALRKVARVRLTNGFEVTSYIGGEGHNLQEHSVILIRGGRVKDLPGVRYHTIRGALDCAGVSARRNGRSKYGAKRPKS; the protein is encoded by the coding sequence TGGTACGTAAGCCACGCGCGCCAAAAGTCGATAAGACTAATGTGCCTGCGTTGGAAGCGTGTCCACAAAAACGTGGTGTTTGTACTCGCGTATATACAACTACACCAAAAAAACCTAACTCTGCACTACGTAAAGTAGCTCGTGTTCGCTTAACTAACGGTTTCGAAGTTACTTCGTACATCGGTGGTGAAGGTCACAACTTGCAGGAACATAGTGTAATTCTAATCCGTGGTGGTCGTGTTAAAGATCTACCTGGTGTGCGTTACCACACTATTCGCGGTGCATTAGATTGTGCTGGCGTAAGTGCTCGTCGCAACGGCCGTTCTAAGTACGGTGCTAAGCGTCCTAAGTCGTAA
- the rpsG gene encoding 30S ribosomal protein S7, which yields MPRRRVVGQRKILPDPKFKSELLAKFINVIMVDGKKSTAERIIYKALDVVAEKKSEEHLSILEAALDNVRPSVEVKSRRVGGSTYQVPCEVRPVRRNALAMRWLVEAARKRGEKSMALRLAGEMLDASDNKGTAVKKREDVHRMAEANKAFAHYRW from the coding sequence ATGCCAAGACGTCGCGTTGTAGGACAACGTAAAATCCTACCAGATCCAAAGTTTAAAAGTGAGTTGTTGGCTAAGTTCATCAACGTCATTATGGTTGACGGTAAAAAGTCAACTGCAGAAAGAATTATCTACAAGGCACTAGATGTTGTCGCTGAAAAGAAAAGCGAAGAACATTTAAGCATCCTTGAAGCAGCACTTGATAATGTTCGCCCATCAGTCGAAGTTAAATCTCGTCGCGTTGGTGGTTCTACTTATCAAGTACCATGTGAAGTTCGTCCAGTGCGTCGTAACGCACTAGCGATGCGCTGGTTAGTTGAAGCTGCTCGCAAGCGTGGTGAAAAATCTATGGCTCTACGTCTAGCTGGTGAAATGCTAGACGCATCTGATAACAAAGGTACTGCTGTTAAGAAGCGTGAAGACGTGCATCGCATGGCTGAAGCTAACAAAGCCTTTGCTCATTACCGTTGGTAA